Genomic window (Streptomyces yatensis):
GGGGCCGGTGCGCGGCAGCAGCCGCAGCCCGGCCACCCACGCCAGGAGCACCACGGGCGGATTGACGAGGAAGATCCAGCGCCAGTCGAAGGCGGCCAGCAGCCCGCCCGCCACCGGCCCCGCACTCGCCGCGACCGCGCTCACCGCCGTCCAGACACCGACCGCCGTGGCCCGTTCGCGCGGCGGGAAGGCGGGCAGGGCGAGCGAGAGGGAGGTGGGCACCAGCACGGCCGCCGCCACGCCCTGCACCACACGCGCCGCGATCAGCGTGCCGAGCCCGGGGGCGGCGCCACAGGCGACCGAGGCGAACCCGAACAGCGCGATGCCGGTCAGGAACGAGCGCCGCCCGCCGATCGCGTCGGCCAGCCGGCCGGCCGGGACCAGCAGCGCCGCGAGCACGATGGTGTAGGCGTTGAGCACCCAGGACAGCTCGGCGGTGGACGCCGAGCGGAAGTCCGCGCCGATCGCGGGGAAGGCGATGTTGACCGCGATCATGTCGAGCACGGCGAGGAACTGGGCCGCCGACGCGACGGCGAGGATCAGCCAGCGCCGGCGGCCGGGGGCGGTGGCGGGGGCCGCATCGGGGGCGGCCGCGGGCACACCGCTCCCCTGGGCCTTCGAGGAAGGGGTCGTCATGCCCATCCAGCCTCGGCCCCGGGGCACGACGGAGCGAGTGGCAGGAGTGACAGCATGCGCTACATTTCTGCCATGCGGTCCATAGCCCTCGCCGTCACCCCCGGCATGCCGATCTTCGACCTGGCGGTGCCCTGCCATGTCTTCGGCACCGATCGCCCCGGGCTCCCCGACCCCTGGTACGAGCTGCGGGTCTGTGCGATCGGACCGGGCGGTGCGGAGGCCGGCGACCCGGTCGCCACCCGCTCATGGTTCGCCGCCCACACCCCGTACGGCACCGAGGAACTGATCGCCGCGGACACGGTGATCGTCCCGGCCTCGGCCGATGTGCGCGGCGATCCCCCCGAGGAGCTGATCGCCGCGCTGCGTGAGGCCCATGGGCGCGGCGCCCGCATCGTGTCGCTGTGCTCGGGCGCGTTCACCCTCGCCGCGACCGGACTTCTCGACGGCCGTACGGCGGCCACCCACTGGATGTACGCCGCGCTGTTCGCCGAGCGCTATCCGGCCGTACGGCTCGATCCGTCCGTGCTCTACGTCGACCACGGCGATGTGCTGACCGGGGCGGGCTCCACGGCCTGCATCGACGTCTGTCTGCATCTGGTGCGCGAGGACTACGGCACCGAGGCGGCCAACACCCTGGCCCGGCAGCTCGTCGCGCCCGCCCATCGGCCCGGCGGCCAGGCCCAGTACATCGAGGCGCCGCTGCCGGAGCGCACCGACGACTCGCTCGCCCCGCTGCTGCACTGGGCCGCCGAGCGGCTGCACGAACCGCTGGCCGTCGCCGACCTCGCCCGCCGCGCCCACACCAGCCCGCGCACCCTGGTCCGCCGCTTCCACGCCGCCACGGGCACGACGCCGCTGCGATGGCTGCAGGGCCAGCGGATC
Coding sequences:
- a CDS encoding GlxA family transcriptional regulator; its protein translation is MRYISAMRSIALAVTPGMPIFDLAVPCHVFGTDRPGLPDPWYELRVCAIGPGGAEAGDPVATRSWFAAHTPYGTEELIAADTVIVPASADVRGDPPEELIAALREAHGRGARIVSLCSGAFTLAATGLLDGRTAATHWMYAALFAERYPAVRLDPSVLYVDHGDVLTGAGSTACIDVCLHLVREDYGTEAANTLARQLVAPAHRPGGQAQYIEAPLPERTDDSLAPLLHWAAERLHEPLAVADLARRAHTSPRTLVRRFHAATGTTPLRWLQGQRIARARELLEGGDLPVDRIAELCGLGTAANLRRHFTRAVGVPPHDYRRAFRARETYLPAPPTATSQPPPAATFQPLQRPPSSPSGD